The following are encoded together in the Zingiber officinale cultivar Zhangliang chromosome 8A, Zo_v1.1, whole genome shotgun sequence genome:
- the LOC122011059 gene encoding uncharacterized protein LOC122011059: MKCGDTTPRPRRGPGRPRKPHIESVEAEPVEYEEDSVRDPTEVEIDSHVQTPQVPTRYPGFQPQLVPPTLPPVAPIPTATSWTKDRARIPLLARSVKDRFTLFYGVPDPSVAHSWLGNVEDTFEYLSCTEEEKAELAAYHLRDQVVTWWKMQKSLFGDQSITWTLFRETFERQYFPAPYRMARRQEFLSLKQGDRSVMEYEAKFNRLAEYCPQLVAQDSDRLDQFIQGLAAYIRIRMSGFTPSTYREALDRALMIEMTQQRVSQERGKDKQKAQGTAPNQKQQYKDKKKRKKWQGS; this comes from the coding sequence ATGAAGTGCGGAGATACAACCCCTCGTCCGCGTCGTGGTCCGGGGCGACCCCGAAAACCACATATTGAGTCTGTAGAGGCTGAGCCAGTGGAGTACGAGGAGGATTCTGTTAGGGAtcctacagaggttgagattgATAGCCATGTACAGACTCCTCAGGTTCCCACGAGATATCCGGGTTTTCAGCCCCAGTTGGTTCCTCCCACCTTACCACCGGTAGCTCCTATTCCTACTGCTACATCTTGGACGAAGGACAGAGCTCGGATTCCGTTACTGGCCCGATCGGTAAAAGATCGTTTTACCTTATTCTATGGAGTTCCCGACCCCAGTGTTGCTCATTCCTGGTTGGGAAATGTGGAGGATACGTTCGAATATTTGTCATGTACCGAAGAAGAAAAAGCCGAACTAGCTGCATATCACCTCCGAGATCAGGTTGTTACTTGGTGGAAGATGCAGAAGTCCCTCTTTGGGGATCAGAGTATTACCTGGACTTTATTCCGAGAAACCTTTGAGAGACAGTATTTTCCAGCTCCTTACCGTATGGCCCGTCGACAGGAATTCTTAAGTCTTAAGCAGGGGGATAGATCGGTGATGGAGTATGAGGCAAAGTTTAACCGATTAGCTGAGTACTGCCCACAGCTTGTTGCTCAGGACAGCGATCGGTTAGACCAGTTTATCCAGGGCCTTGCGGCGTATATTCGTATCCGGATGTCAGGTTTTACTCCCAGCACTTACCGAGAGGCATTGGACAGAGCATTGATGATTGAGATGACGCAGCAGAGAGTTTCTCAGGAGCGGGGAAAGGATAAACAGAAGGCACAGGGTACAGCTCCAAATCAGAAACAACAATACAAGGATAAGAAAAAGCGGAAGAAATGGCAGGGATCCTAG